ACGCGAGCGCgactttttcgtctttcttgaGAGTTTTGTCCGCAGTGCGCGACGGCCTCccggtctctctccagggACTGGATGcaggcttcttctcgcgcctctccttcaCAGCAGTCATCAGCCACTTGACCATTGCAGGCGGCAAGGGTGGATCCGTTGCTCCCAAGGTTCGCTCCAGCTGGAGCTTGTCGTCGAACGCACTCATCGGCAAGTCGCAAAGAATGCTCACCACCTGCTTCGAGGTGATCGGCTGCGCGTCGTGCCGGGACTGAGAGTAGTCCGCTGGAGCAATGTCCAGCACCACCAGACCTTTCACCCGCGTGCACTCTGTCCCCGTTCCACACGCATGCCGAGGCGCCTGCAGAGCTGCATACATGGCGGCTAACCCCCCCAAACTATGGCCGATCAACACGACGTCTCCAGCGCTGCGAGGCACGGCGCCCGAGGAAtccagcgaagaagagagaggcgacagagacgaaggcggagagaagagatcgGGCTTCGAGTGGAGCATGTGGACGAGGTCGTGGCCGAGATCGGAGACGCGcatgctgtctctccacggcGACTCGCCGTGGTTTCGCAAGTCGACAGCGACGATTTTTGGGGAATTTAAAAGAGCGGCGAAACTCCGCATGTTGCGCTTGCTGCCCAGAAGGCCGTGGACGACAAGGAGCGCAGGCGCGTCGCGGCGCACCGGTCtcgcgcggctctcgagGACTTGATACGCCAAAGCGGGTGCATCGGGGGAGAGGCCGCACACGCTttctcgcccgtcttctTCAGAACCTTCTGCTCGGAGGGCGCCCCCAGGAGAGCTCGCGGACGTAGAAAGAGACcgcaaggagacagacgagagggaaggagacacggatgaagcctgcatgcacgcgggTGGAGAAGGtagggaagaacgaggagaagaaagacgcagagaagaaggagaacaagagagagaacaagagagagaagggaaagcagagGAATCCTGTAGGGGAAGTGCGTAGCTCCTCAGCGTTGAGCGACGGTGGGGCGGTGTCCGGTCGGCGAATCGGCGCTCGCGGCGTGCCCGCGTCCCTGCGCATGTAACGGGCGCTCTGGAAAGGCGATAAGAGAGAGGTgctcgagaagagacggggagaaggaaagcaggAGCGAGAgtgcgaggaaggcagctgAGTGCAGAGACCGTCATCTTGCCGCAGTCACCAAGGCTCCCGCGCGAGAGGTTTTGGAGCCGGAAACGGGACTCCGAATGAGGAGACAAACGGGGCAAAGAGACCGGCTCTTCAGAGGTCTGAGGTGCGCGGCTGTGGAGACTGCGCCCTGAGAGGGAGTGTATAGACACTCCGGGCGCGCTCGGGAGACAAATGAAAAGCGGGGGTGAAGACAACaaggaggcggcgccgacggagatcagcaggaagaaggcgcgagcaAACCAAGAGAAAATGGCCAACCGGGGGAACGATAACCTCTTCATCGCAGAAATCGAAAAAGCATGCGAGGAATCtcagaaaacaaagaggggAGCACAGGGAAGCAATTCTTTTATCAAAGCTCGCTATATATCGCAAGCAAGAAACGTACTCACATCTTGGCGTCCGAAGATGCAGCTGCGACGCTGTCGcatctttatatatatgttaacCACGAAGAATGCCCGCAGAAAGATGAGTGCATGAAACGGTTGGATTCTGTAGAGGGTGTACACGTTCAAAATTCGCGGTGAGGTTCTCAAAACAACCCTTTCCTCACGGAGTCCTACGGCAGTCGCGTTTttttgcgcttcttctcggggGTCGCCACGCACCTGGCACTGAGAGGTTCGCCGAGGCACGAAAGCCTCTTGGCGGCACGTCTGAAAAACCAACGACTTCAAATAGtcaaaaaaaaggcgagaaagccgcTTCGGATCCCTCGCACGATTCGGCGCGTCGCGCCCTCGAGTGTatctgcacatgcacactTTAGCCTCGCCAGAGACACGGCACGGtaacgcggaagaagaaggcgaaagatTTGCGGGGCAGGACTACAGCCCGTTGGAGCATATCTTCacggtttttcttttctcgcgaatTCCTCCCGAGAAAAGCCAGAAAACCGACCGAGCTCCACTCGCTCGTTCTTCACCACATGCAGATGTCTCTTCCGTCCAGCACTGTGCCGCAAAGTc
This region of Neospora caninum Liverpool complete genome, chromosome VI genomic DNA includes:
- a CDS encoding hydrolase, alpha/beta fold family domain-containing protein, with translation MQASSVSPSLSSVSLRSLSTSASSPGGALRAEGSEEDGRESVCGLSPDAPALAYQVLESRARPVRRDAPALLVVHGLLGSKRNMRSFAALLNSPKIVAVDLRNHGESPWRDSMRVSDLGHDLVHMLHSKPDLFSPPSSLSPLSSSLDSSGAVPRSAGDVVLIGHSLGGLAAMYAALQAPRHACGTGTECTRVKGLVVLDIAPADYSQSRHDAQPITSKQVVSILCDLPMSAFDDKLQLERTLGATDPPLPPAMVKWLMTAVKERREKKPASSPWRETGRPSRTADKTLKKDEKVALAWEMNLQAIKRMLQTKQLRWPSEDFGSRGASDGSVDSPDNETVEREATEGEASGGEGNAGGEKHTRAVFDGPVLFVKGANSQYVDLKRDWEAILRYFPRAKHRTVQNAGHWLHAEQPVQTAEFINEFLQQL